In Ailuropoda melanoleuca isolate Jingjing chromosome 7, ASM200744v2, whole genome shotgun sequence, one genomic interval encodes:
- the UPF3A gene encoding regulator of nonsense transcripts 3A isoform X2, giving the protein MRSEKEGVGGSGAAVAARGSSGREKPSAVEVQFRRESPRREPEVPPDSSFGCGGVTGKPREEKTVLSKVVIRRLPPSLTKEQLEEQLRPLPAHDYFEFFTADSSLYPHLYSRAYINFRNPDDILLFRDRFDGYIFIDSKGLEYPAVVEFAPFQKIAKKKLKRKDAQTGSIEDDPEYKKFLETYCVEEEKPNANPETLLGDIEAKTRELIARRTTPLLEYIRNRKLEKQRIREEKREERRRRELEKKRLREEEKRKKREEERCKRKEADRQKRAAERELLKKPEKGEEPTEKPKERREEVDNGDGKREPCASCAVLKPAPLGSSLEEPKEKSQKDSDKEQREMERGCREKEPEAQRCHMDNSRKHRAHCEFDRFSRRNEEEPKWGKGVPPDRGKKGSQDSGVPVEAAERPGREHRSESGPAPKAERPGNKDRPALQLYQPGARIRARETGGGTSVEGRDGSRDEAEDAAWAGPQKSEEAG; this is encoded by the exons ATGCGCTCagagaaggagggggtggggggctccggGGCGGCCGTTGCTGCGCGGGGCTCGAGCGGGAGGGAAAAGCCGTCGGCTGTGGAAGTACAGTTCCGCCGGGAGTCGCCGCGGCGAGAACCAGAGGTGCCACCGGACTCGTCCTTCGGCTGTGGGGGTGTTACAGGCAAACCTCGCGAGGAGAAGACTGTTCTGAgcaag GTGGTGATCCGGCGGCTTCCTCCCAGCCTCAccaaggagcagctggaggagcagCTGCGCCCGCTGCCCGCGCACGACTACTTCGAGTTCTTCACCGCCGACTCGAG TCTTTATCCTCATCTTTACTCAAGAGCAtacattaattttagaaatccTGATGACATCCTTCTTTTTAGAGATCGCTTTGATGGCTATATCTTCATTGACAGTAAAG GCCTAGAATATCCTGCAGTGGTAGAGTTCGCCCCATTCCAGAAGATAGCCAAAAAGAAGCTAAAGAGAAAAGATGCCCAAACTGGAAGCATTGAAGACG atCCAGAATATAAGAAGTTTTTGGAAACTTACTGTGTGGAGGAAGAGAAACCTAATGCCAATCCCGAAACTCTTCTGGGAGACATAGAGGCAAAGACAAGAGAACTTATTG CTAGAAGAACCACACCTCTTTTGGAAtatattagaaatagaaaattagagaAGCAG AGGATTCGAGAAGAGAAGCGAGAAGAGcgaaggaggagggagctggagaagaagCGTTTacgggaagaagaaaagagaaagaagagagaagaggagaggtgtAAGAGGAAAGAGGCGGACAGACAGAAGAGAGCTGCTGAGAGAGAA CTCCTTAAGAAACCAGAAAAGGGGGAGGAACCAACTGAGAAGCCAAAAGAAAGACGCGAGGAAGTGGATAATGGAGACGGAAAACGGGAGCCCTGTGCTAGCTGTGCTGTCCTGAAGCCCGCGCCCTTGGGGAGTTCACTGGAGGAGCCCAAGGAGAA GTCACAGAAGGACAGTGATAAAgagcaaagggagatggagagaggatgTCGAGAAAAAGAGCCTGAAGCACAGAGATGCCACATGGATAACAGCAGAAAGCACAGAGCTCACTGTGAGTTTGACAGGTTTTCAAGGAGAAACGAAGAGGAGCCAAAATGGGGGAAAGGAGTCCCcccagacagagggaagaaggggagccAGGACAGTGGCGTCCCTGTGGAGGCAGCAGAGCGGCCCGGGAGAGAGCACAGAAGTGAAAGCGGCCCAGCACCCAAAGCGGAGCGCCCAGGAAACAAG GATCGGCCGGCCTTGCAGCTGTACCAGCCAGGAGCTCGCATCCGAGCACGAGAAACTGGCGGGGGAACCTCTGTGGAGGGCCGTGATGGGAGCAGGGACGAGGCTGAAGATGCTGCATGGGCTGGTCCCCAGAAGAGTGAAGAGGCAGGGTGA
- the UPF3A gene encoding regulator of nonsense transcripts 3A isoform X3: MRSEKEGVGGSGAAVAARGSSGREKPSAVEVQFRRESPRREPEVPPDSSFGCGGVTGKPREEKTVLSKVVIRRLPPSLTKEQLEEQLRPLPAHDYFEFFTADSSLYPHLYSRAYINFRNPDDILLFRDRFDGYIFIDSKGLEYPAVVEFAPFQKIAKKKLKRKDAQTGSIEDDPEYKKFLETYCVEEEKPNANPETLLGDIEAKTRELIDNLYTCFSTSLEDSRREARRAKEEGAGEEAFTGRRKEKEERRGEV, from the exons ATGCGCTCagagaaggagggggtggggggctccggGGCGGCCGTTGCTGCGCGGGGCTCGAGCGGGAGGGAAAAGCCGTCGGCTGTGGAAGTACAGTTCCGCCGGGAGTCGCCGCGGCGAGAACCAGAGGTGCCACCGGACTCGTCCTTCGGCTGTGGGGGTGTTACAGGCAAACCTCGCGAGGAGAAGACTGTTCTGAgcaag GTGGTGATCCGGCGGCTTCCTCCCAGCCTCAccaaggagcagctggaggagcagCTGCGCCCGCTGCCCGCGCACGACTACTTCGAGTTCTTCACCGCCGACTCGAG TCTTTATCCTCATCTTTACTCAAGAGCAtacattaattttagaaatccTGATGACATCCTTCTTTTTAGAGATCGCTTTGATGGCTATATCTTCATTGACAGTAAAG GCCTAGAATATCCTGCAGTGGTAGAGTTCGCCCCATTCCAGAAGATAGCCAAAAAGAAGCTAAAGAGAAAAGATGCCCAAACTGGAAGCATTGAAGACG atCCAGAATATAAGAAGTTTTTGGAAACTTACTGTGTGGAGGAAGAGAAACCTAATGCCAATCCCGAAACTCTTCTGGGAGACATAGAGGCAAAGACAAGAGAACTTATTG ATAATTTATACACATGCTTTTCCACGTCTCTAGAGGATTCGAGAAGAGAAGCGAGAAGAGcgaaggaggagggagctggagaagaagCGTTTacgggaagaagaaaagagaaagaagagagaagaggagaggtgtAA
- the UPF3A gene encoding regulator of nonsense transcripts 3A isoform X1, translating to MRSEKEGVGGSGAAVAARGSSGREKPSAVEVQFRRESPRREPEVPPDSSFGCGGVTGKPREEKTVLSKVVIRRLPPSLTKEQLEEQLRPLPAHDYFEFFTADSSLYPHLYSRAYINFRNPDDILLFRDRFDGYIFIDSKGLEYPAVVEFAPFQKIAKKKLKRKDAQTGSIEDDPEYKKFLETYCVEEEKPNANPETLLGDIEAKTRELIARRTTPLLEYIRNRKLEKQRIREEKREERRRRELEKKRLREEEKRKKREEERCKRKEADRQKRAAEREVRIKLLKKPEKGEEPTEKPKERREEVDNGDGKREPCASCAVLKPAPLGSSLEEPKEKSQKDSDKEQREMERGCREKEPEAQRCHMDNSRKHRAHCEFDRFSRRNEEEPKWGKGVPPDRGKKGSQDSGVPVEAAERPGREHRSESGPAPKAERPGNKDRPALQLYQPGARIRARETGGGTSVEGRDGSRDEAEDAAWAGPQKSEEAG from the exons ATGCGCTCagagaaggagggggtggggggctccggGGCGGCCGTTGCTGCGCGGGGCTCGAGCGGGAGGGAAAAGCCGTCGGCTGTGGAAGTACAGTTCCGCCGGGAGTCGCCGCGGCGAGAACCAGAGGTGCCACCGGACTCGTCCTTCGGCTGTGGGGGTGTTACAGGCAAACCTCGCGAGGAGAAGACTGTTCTGAgcaag GTGGTGATCCGGCGGCTTCCTCCCAGCCTCAccaaggagcagctggaggagcagCTGCGCCCGCTGCCCGCGCACGACTACTTCGAGTTCTTCACCGCCGACTCGAG TCTTTATCCTCATCTTTACTCAAGAGCAtacattaattttagaaatccTGATGACATCCTTCTTTTTAGAGATCGCTTTGATGGCTATATCTTCATTGACAGTAAAG GCCTAGAATATCCTGCAGTGGTAGAGTTCGCCCCATTCCAGAAGATAGCCAAAAAGAAGCTAAAGAGAAAAGATGCCCAAACTGGAAGCATTGAAGACG atCCAGAATATAAGAAGTTTTTGGAAACTTACTGTGTGGAGGAAGAGAAACCTAATGCCAATCCCGAAACTCTTCTGGGAGACATAGAGGCAAAGACAAGAGAACTTATTG CTAGAAGAACCACACCTCTTTTGGAAtatattagaaatagaaaattagagaAGCAG AGGATTCGAGAAGAGAAGCGAGAAGAGcgaaggaggagggagctggagaagaagCGTTTacgggaagaagaaaagagaaagaagagagaagaggagaggtgtAAGAGGAAAGAGGCGGACAGACAGAAGAGAGCTGCTGAGAGAGAAGTAAGGATTAAG CTCCTTAAGAAACCAGAAAAGGGGGAGGAACCAACTGAGAAGCCAAAAGAAAGACGCGAGGAAGTGGATAATGGAGACGGAAAACGGGAGCCCTGTGCTAGCTGTGCTGTCCTGAAGCCCGCGCCCTTGGGGAGTTCACTGGAGGAGCCCAAGGAGAA GTCACAGAAGGACAGTGATAAAgagcaaagggagatggagagaggatgTCGAGAAAAAGAGCCTGAAGCACAGAGATGCCACATGGATAACAGCAGAAAGCACAGAGCTCACTGTGAGTTTGACAGGTTTTCAAGGAGAAACGAAGAGGAGCCAAAATGGGGGAAAGGAGTCCCcccagacagagggaagaaggggagccAGGACAGTGGCGTCCCTGTGGAGGCAGCAGAGCGGCCCGGGAGAGAGCACAGAAGTGAAAGCGGCCCAGCACCCAAAGCGGAGCGCCCAGGAAACAAG GATCGGCCGGCCTTGCAGCTGTACCAGCCAGGAGCTCGCATCCGAGCACGAGAAACTGGCGGGGGAACCTCTGTGGAGGGCCGTGATGGGAGCAGGGACGAGGCTGAAGATGCTGCATGGGCTGGTCCCCAGAAGAGTGAAGAGGCAGGGTGA